A region from the Salicibibacter cibarius genome encodes:
- the panC gene encoding pantoate--beta-alanine ligase: MLICRTKKEWQNCRDQMEGNGSIALVPTMGALHQGHLQLVKQAKADHDQLVMTIFVNPLQFGEGEDYDHYPRQEEADIEKAKAAGVDVLWLPSVDDIYPRDPAVTVRVGKMSERLCGRHRPGHFDGMATVVMKFLQLIRPDAAYFGKKDGQQLAILTRMCEDFHLDVTVVGGETVREDDGLALSSRNVFLSENERKEAPFLYKSLQEGYERFRQQKESPVKTEREIIAELSERITASIDYVELLTYPSLEPSDENDTDEQLILAAAVRYPQARLIDNVIFERD, encoded by the coding sequence ATGCTTATTTGCCGAACAAAAAAAGAATGGCAGAACTGTCGTGATCAAATGGAGGGAAATGGTTCCATTGCCCTCGTTCCGACAATGGGGGCGTTGCATCAAGGGCATCTGCAGTTGGTGAAGCAAGCAAAGGCCGATCATGACCAATTGGTTATGACGATTTTCGTCAATCCCTTACAGTTTGGGGAAGGGGAGGATTATGACCATTATCCCAGGCAGGAAGAGGCGGATATTGAAAAAGCAAAAGCAGCAGGTGTCGACGTCCTTTGGTTGCCGTCGGTGGACGATATTTATCCACGTGATCCGGCTGTAACCGTTAGGGTAGGCAAAATGAGCGAACGTCTTTGTGGGCGTCACCGTCCCGGCCATTTTGACGGCATGGCGACGGTTGTTATGAAATTTTTACAACTAATTCGGCCTGACGCTGCTTATTTTGGAAAAAAAGACGGCCAGCAACTCGCGATTTTAACGCGCATGTGTGAGGATTTTCATTTAGACGTTACCGTTGTAGGCGGAGAAACGGTTCGAGAAGATGACGGCTTGGCGCTTTCCTCCCGAAACGTATTTTTAAGCGAGAACGAACGAAAGGAAGCGCCTTTTTTATACAAAAGCTTACAAGAAGGCTATGAACGGTTTCGTCAACAGAAGGAAAGCCCGGTGAAAACAGAGCGTGAGATCATTGCCGAGCTCTCCGAACGTATTACCGCTTCCATCGATTACGTGGAGCTTTTGACATACCCGAGCCTGGAGCCGTCAGATGAAAATGACACGGACGAACAGCTCATTCTCGCCGCTGCCGTTCGCTATCCGCAAGCGCGTTTGATTGACAATGTAATTTTTGAGCGGGATTAA
- the dinG gene encoding ATP-dependent DNA helicase DinG, with protein MNIDKPNKFIVIDVETTGNRPRDGDRIIEIGLAVVDNGQVMKTFSSFVSCDRQIPSFVSRLTGITENDIIDAPSFSELAPSILEDLDGACLVAHHIDFDLQFLNNELVAAGYEAFRGHMLDTVEMARMLYPALDGYRLPSLAEQFNLSHENPHRAGSDAEVTAHLLLLMLKKMYTLPHVTLQQLEACTSDMYKGLQLCVYDAMKMARTRHQKNDSAYDIYQDFALKKQTDTRTEPKASIAFNAENFFGTNGALASVSSSFEHRNGQVDMSDHVYACFADAKHLIAEAATGTGKTLAYLYPAVSKSREKNRPVVIATETVALQQQIKDRDVPLLEKGLDLPIEATVLKGRSHYLCLQKFAHFLEQIRGTRQASYDEQLSTAQILIWLTETETGDVEELNLPNGGYALWDELKSDPESCTHSNCTFFSRCFYPRAKDNARQADIIITNHALLFTDHFQGTRTLPAYDYLVVDEAHHLEEAAGRHLGATISYQHFMRLYNQFGVQEHAGLFADISVLIDRHFTVVSADWLRERKQELQSLHHEWNQLFIALQSAIVKKDKRQKSDVYIPEDVVNAHVFDVWKRTEAGGSDVIRAWRSFIRTFKKEALVPAEETLLQKVNTLCNDLEEAQKTLASLLTSEEKNEVYWAESDANKRPDRLRLYRRPINISEQLADEFFSNTKSIVLTSATLTVKGSFQYTIDQLGLTNAQPECLQLPSPFQYEKQAQLLVPEDFPEIRQDGEERFTEAAAHFLCSLTSRVNGRMLVLFTSHQMVKDVSQMIKPHMQDLNYSLFAQGVSGDNRSKLVKQFRSHERSILMGTTTFWEGIDLPGEDVRALIIVRLPFAPPDDPVYMAKAKQIEADGGSAFSRLALPRAVLRFKQGFGRLIRTKRDRGLVFVLDKRLIQARYGKVFLRSLPTLPSLFAPSEQLLARAEEFYHGGKRP; from the coding sequence ATGAACATAGATAAACCGAATAAATTCATTGTGATTGACGTGGAAACGACGGGGAATCGCCCGCGGGACGGCGACCGGATCATCGAAATAGGTCTGGCTGTTGTCGATAATGGTCAAGTCATGAAGACGTTCTCTTCTTTTGTGTCTTGTGATCGGCAAATCCCCTCTTTCGTTAGCCGGCTTACAGGCATAACAGAGAATGACATAATAGATGCTCCGTCATTTTCGGAGTTGGCGCCTTCTATTTTAGAGGATTTGGATGGCGCTTGTTTGGTCGCCCATCATATTGATTTTGATTTACAATTTTTGAATAATGAGCTCGTTGCAGCCGGTTATGAAGCATTCCGGGGCCACATGTTGGATACGGTGGAAATGGCGCGTATGCTCTATCCGGCGCTTGATGGTTATCGGTTACCGTCACTGGCGGAGCAATTCAACCTGTCTCACGAGAACCCTCATCGTGCCGGAAGTGATGCCGAAGTTACGGCTCATCTTTTGCTTCTGATGTTGAAAAAAATGTATACATTGCCCCATGTCACGTTGCAACAGCTTGAAGCTTGTACCTCTGATATGTATAAAGGCTTGCAATTATGCGTATACGATGCGATGAAAATGGCGAGAACACGCCATCAAAAGAACGACAGTGCCTATGACATTTATCAAGATTTTGCCTTGAAAAAGCAAACAGACACCCGAACGGAACCGAAAGCGTCAATCGCGTTTAATGCCGAAAATTTTTTCGGAACGAACGGTGCCCTCGCGAGTGTTTCTTCTTCGTTTGAACATCGCAACGGCCAAGTGGATATGTCCGATCACGTCTATGCTTGTTTTGCGGACGCCAAGCACCTTATCGCGGAGGCGGCAACCGGCACGGGGAAAACGCTGGCTTACTTGTATCCTGCCGTTTCCAAGAGCAGAGAGAAAAATCGTCCGGTCGTGATCGCGACGGAAACCGTTGCTTTACAGCAGCAAATTAAAGATCGGGACGTGCCTTTATTGGAAAAAGGACTTGACCTTCCGATTGAAGCGACCGTGCTGAAGGGGCGCAGCCATTATCTATGCTTGCAAAAATTCGCCCATTTTTTGGAACAGATAAGAGGGACGAGACAAGCATCTTACGATGAACAATTGAGTACTGCCCAGATTTTGATTTGGTTAACGGAGACGGAAACAGGCGACGTGGAGGAGCTTAATTTGCCAAACGGGGGATATGCCCTTTGGGACGAATTAAAAAGCGACCCGGAATCTTGCACCCATTCGAATTGCACTTTTTTCTCCCGTTGTTTTTATCCGAGAGCCAAGGACAACGCCAGACAGGCAGATATCATTATTACGAATCATGCGCTCTTGTTCACTGACCATTTTCAAGGAACGCGCACGCTCCCTGCCTATGACTATTTGGTCGTGGATGAAGCCCATCATTTGGAAGAAGCTGCGGGGCGTCATTTGGGAGCAACCATTAGCTACCAACATTTTATGCGTTTGTACAATCAATTTGGGGTACAGGAACACGCTGGATTATTTGCCGATATTTCCGTTTTAATCGATCGCCATTTCACTGTGGTTTCCGCCGATTGGCTGAGGGAACGCAAACAGGAATTGCAATCGCTGCACCATGAATGGAATCAATTGTTTATCGCTTTGCAATCGGCGATTGTAAAAAAAGACAAACGGCAAAAAAGCGACGTCTATATCCCCGAAGACGTAGTCAATGCTCATGTGTTTGATGTATGGAAGCGGACGGAAGCAGGAGGAAGCGATGTCATTCGTGCCTGGCGTTCGTTCATTCGCACGTTCAAAAAAGAGGCGCTTGTGCCTGCGGAAGAAACATTGCTTCAAAAAGTGAATACGCTCTGTAACGATTTGGAGGAAGCGCAAAAGACATTGGCATCGCTCTTAACTTCCGAAGAAAAAAACGAAGTGTACTGGGCAGAAAGCGATGCCAATAAGCGCCCGGATCGTTTACGGCTGTACCGTAGACCAATAAATATTAGCGAGCAACTTGCCGATGAATTTTTTTCAAACACGAAAAGCATTGTTCTCACCTCGGCAACCCTTACCGTGAAAGGGTCTTTTCAATATACGATCGATCAACTCGGATTAACCAACGCGCAGCCGGAATGTTTGCAGCTGCCTTCTCCTTTTCAGTATGAGAAACAAGCGCAGTTGCTCGTCCCTGAAGATTTTCCGGAAATCCGCCAGGACGGAGAAGAACGTTTTACGGAAGCAGCCGCTCACTTTCTTTGTTCGCTTACATCTCGTGTCAACGGCCGGATGCTCGTCTTGTTCACCTCCCATCAAATGGTAAAAGACGTGTCCCAAATGATAAAGCCGCATATGCAAGATTTGAACTACTCCCTCTTTGCTCAAGGCGTGAGCGGGGATAATCGTTCCAAACTTGTGAAACAGTTCCGGAGTCACGAGCGATCGATTTTAATGGGTACGACGACATTTTGGGAGGGCATTGATTTGCCGGGGGAAGACGTCCGGGCGCTCATTATCGTACGTTTGCCTTTCGCCCCGCCGGATGATCCGGTATACATGGCAAAAGCAAAACAGATTGAAGCAGATGGGGGCAGTGCATTTAGCCGACTTGCATTGCCTCGGGCGGTTCTCCGTTTTAAACAAGGTTTCGGACGTTTGATTCGTACAAAAAGGGACCGCGGACTTGTCTTTGTTTTAGACAAGCGACTGATCCAAGCCCGTTATGGAAAGGTGTTTTTGCGCTCCTTGCCGACATTGCCGAGTCTTTTCGCGCCTTCGGAACAATTGCTGGCACGCGCCGAGGAATTTTATCACGGTGGTAAGCGCCCGTAA